The genomic stretch AAAGGTAAACGTTAGGGGTCCGTTTTAGATGGTTTAAGATCTAAAGAGCACTTAGCAAACAAAACTTTGCAGAACAAATGCCTATTTAGcctatttattgtcattagATCTTTAACAAATCTGTAAATTGTATacaatttaattataaaatcaccatttttaattttaggtcAGCAGTTGGTATGATGgtcattttaagttttaaattgtcattatttaatCAGTGGTAATTTTGACAATCATTATTTCTTAAAGGCAGATTTAGGAAATCACACATAACCCTGAAGAGACCCATTCAAGCCCATTTTAAACGTTGTAAGCATTACAAagctattttattattattatttgtacatATACAGCACGGGGCGCTTTGGGACCCCAAACAGTCAGGAAGTAGAGTCTCAACGGCACATGAGGTTTTAAGGAAGCTCGAATTTCTCAGTCCTGTGTCTGGATCagtgtgcatatgtgtgtgtgtgtgtgtgtgtgagggtggGGTCAAGACAATGACGTTGTTTCACCAGTCAAGAGCTCACTCAGCAGAGAAACTCATGGCTCACACTACATTCTCCCACCACTGCCTCTTTGCCTTCGAGAGCATGGGGCAGACAAAGAGGCAAGTCTGTCTGACTCCAGAGGCACTGAAATACTGGTATGGATCTGTAATGTGGTGCACACCATGCTTAGAGTGATGAACTCCACACTTTTACTATGGTGAACCACCTCTAAGCAATTGAGATTCTGCGCCTGGCAAGAAGAAAGGACCAACTGAATACAGTTTTCTTAATGTAGAGTTGGGCTCTCTCAAACATGCCAACCTAAACTCATTCAAGGAAGCTTTTTAACTTGAGGAGAAGTTCTGAGAAGATCTACAACAGGAGCTTTGGTATGTCCACTGCAGAAATGATCCCAGAGAAAGCTTGTAATGATAGTCGGATCGTGGAGGAGAATGGGGGCCCGACCATCAGCGCGATGATGTTTGCAGCTGGAGTGCTCGGGAACCTGGTTGCGTTGATTCTCCTGGAGTTTCGTAGGAGGAAAGAGAAGAACCGGAAGAGGCAATCTTTGTTCCATTTGTTGGTGACCACGTTGGTCATTACGGATCTAATGGGAACCTGCTTGATCAGTCCCCTGGTACAGATTGCATACTTCAAAAACATCACACTGGTTGGGATGAGCGAGTCTCCTGCTGCTCCCGTGTGTCAATATTTTGGATTTGCAATGACCTTCTTCAGTCTGGGGACACTTTACATCCTCCTCGCCATGGCACTGGAGAGGTCCATCTCCATCGGGTACCCGTACCACTATGGGAGGCACGTCACCAAGCGCTGTGGATACATCACCATCCCTTGCATTTATCTAGCCTGCTTTCTATTCTGCTTGATGCCGTTTGCGGGCTTTGGGAAATATGAACAATACTGTCCTGGGACGTGGTGTTTTATTGCCATGAATCCAAAAGAACCTGAAGACAAGGCTTATGCCAACGTTTATGCCACCATGTTGCTgcttattattatagttatagTGGCGTGCAACTGTTTTGTGGTTTATCATCTGGTGTTAATGTACCGGAGGCGCAAAATGAACCGAGGATCGGTGCAGACCCGGAGTAAAAGAGACAGGAGGTACTTCTCATGGGCAGAGGAGGTGGAACATCTCATTCTTCTGGTCGTCATGACGGTCATATTTGTCGTTTGTTCCCTGCCATTAATGGTAAGACTTACAGTATTTTATTAGGATGAAGGAAAGTGATTTGTAGTAAATTCACTAAAATGTTTTAAGCTTTtaacatataagttgcataagAAGTCTCTTTTCAGgaataaataaactattttataaagagaaaaaaattaaaaacatgttattgtTAAAATATATGATGTAAAAAAGAGAGGGTAAATATTTCAAtacttaatattaatattaatgaaattgaAAACCTTATTGCTTGTCTATCCTAgagaaaatatattcatattaacAACAATATCAGAATTTGCAAAAGATAAAAGATGAATAAGAAACAATAATAGATATAAAAagatgaatataaatatatttatagtaaaaatataatataatttatttgtttatgtacTAGAGACATTCATTCGCAGCTAAATTACACTCATcatgaatttttatttatatatttgtagtTGAAGAAGTATTCTTGtcttaaattataatataactGTTATTTATATTCAATATGTTTTGATTTGAGGTTATAGAAAAGAGACATTATTGCTTAACAAGCTTTTGCAGACTAAGTCTAAGTAAAAAACAACCAGCAAACAACAGCATGCTTCCATATTATAGTTCATGTTACTGGGCATGGGATGTTATGGTAACCACATACTTTCTTGCTGATTTATTGACAGAAAGGATTGGTTCAATGAATACGTTTTGACCTGTCTCGGAGAAGCTGGTAAATGCCACGGAAACATCAT from Megalobrama amblycephala isolate DHTTF-2021 linkage group LG5, ASM1881202v1, whole genome shotgun sequence encodes the following:
- the ptger2a gene encoding prostaglandin E receptor 2a (subtype EP2), encoding MSTAEMIPEKACNDSRIVEENGGPTISAMMFAAGVLGNLVALILLEFRRRKEKNRKRQSLFHLLVTTLVITDLMGTCLISPLVQIAYFKNITLVGMSESPAAPVCQYFGFAMTFFSLGTLYILLAMALERSISIGYPYHYGRHVTKRCGYITIPCIYLACFLFCLMPFAGFGKYEQYCPGTWCFIAMNPKEPEDKAYANVYATMLLLIIIVIVACNCFVVYHLVLMYRRRKMNRGSVQTRSKRDRRYFSWAEEVEHLILLVVMTVIFVVCSLPLMIRVYINSLVKPGNYKTDLIALRFLSVNSIIDPWVFIILSPSVLRFLWGALCKTTLMPSRNSLFKTSITKNPADQIELYQTSSTYVESTHLKSVQMIRQ